Proteins from a genomic interval of Littorina saxatilis isolate snail1 unplaced genomic scaffold, US_GU_Lsax_2.0 scaffold_541, whole genome shotgun sequence:
- the LOC138956290 gene encoding major royal jelly protein 5-like, producing the protein MTEESAEFITGMTGERGPKFRAVTTNSLLLFLRWIKKRITRVQLRERITRVQLRERITRVQLRERITRVQLRERITRVQLRERITRVQLRERITRVQLRERITRVQLRERITRVQLRERITRVQLRERITRVQLRERITRVQLRERITRLQLRERITRVQLRERITRVQLRERITRVQLRERITRVQLRERITRLQLRERITRVQLRERITRVQLRERITRVQLRERITRVQLRERITRVQLRERITRVRLRERITRVQLRERITRVQLRERITR; encoded by the exons ATGACTGAGGAGAGTGCAGAGTTCATCACAGGTATGACTGGCGAGCGGGGTCCTAAGTTCAGGGCGGTGACAACCAACAGTCTGCTGCTCTTTTTGCGTTGG ATAAAGAAGAGAATCACCAGGGTGCAGCTAAGGGAGAGAATCACCAGGGTGCAGCTAAGGGAGAGAATCACCAGGGTGCAGCTAAGGGAGAGAATCACCAGGGTGCAGCTAAGGGAGAGAATCACCAGGGTGCAGCTAAGGGAGAGAATCACCAGGGTGCAGCTAAGGGAGAGAATCACCAGGGTGCAGCTAAGGGAGAGAATCACCAGGGTGCAGCTAAGGGAGAGAATCACCAGGGTGCAGCTAAGGGAGAGAATCACCAGGGTGCAGCTAAGGGAGAGAATCACCAGGGTGCAGCTAAGGGAGAGAATCACCAGGGTGCAGCTAAGGGAGAGAATCACCAGGTTGCAGCTAAGGGAGAGAATCACCAGGGTGCAGCTAAGGGAGAGAATCACCAGGGTGCAGCTAAGGGAGAGAATCACCAGGGTGCAGCTAAGGGAGAGAATCACCAGGGTGCAGCTAAGGGAGAGAATCACCAGGTTGCAGCTAAGGGAGAGAATCACCAGGGTGCAGCTAAGGGAGAGAATCACCAGGGTGCAGCTAAGGGAGAGAATCACCAGGGTGCAGCTAAGGGAGAGAATCACCAGGGTGCAGCTAAGGGAGAGAATCACCAGGGTGCAGCTAAGGGAGAGAATCACCAGGGTGCGGCTAAGGGAGAGAATCACCAGGGTGCAGCTAAGGGAGAGAATCACCAGGGTGCAGCTAAGGGAGAGAATCACCAGG
- the LOC138956288 gene encoding talin-1-like: protein MVAAATHSLCEAANAMVQGHASEEKLIASAKEVAGSTAQLLMACKVKADPGSVAMQRLQAAGNAVKRASEALVRAAQQERELTEEEESLTVNKRMVGGIAQEIMAQEEILRKERELQDARRKLEKIRKEKYKDRPPEDYDSSSSV, encoded by the exons ATGGTGGCGGCAGCGACCCACAGCCTGTGCGAGGCGGCCAACGCTATGGTTCAAGGTCACGCCAGCGAGGAGAAGCTCATCGCCTCCGCCAAGGAAGTGGCCGGCTCCACCGCCCAGCTGCTGATGGCGTGCAAGGTCAAGGCTGACCCAGGCTCCGTGGCCATGCAGAGGTTACAG GCTGCAGGCAATGCGGTGAAGCGAGCGTCGGAGGCGTTGGTCAGAGCCGCACAGCAAGAAAGGGAGCTAACCGAGGAGGAGGAGAGTCTGACTGTCAACAAGCGTATGGTGGGCGGCATCGCGCAG GAAATTATGGCGCAGGAAGAAATCCTGCGAAAGGAGAGAGAGCTGCAGGATGCTCGACGAAAGCTGGAGAAAATCAGGAAAGAAAAATACAAGGATCGTCCCCCGGAGGATTACGATTCTTCATCTTCCGTCTGA
- the LOC138956287 gene encoding dymeclin-like gives MGASSSSLSELGHNDYLKRLSGTEPVNPMDPFWNQLLSFSFLIPVSSADARLLEESTSLIARNFAINNCHTGNLQALVHNFMIRATELKASAQCEDNIFIWQTYNSLFIIRCLCKYFVEHLSEELLIQQFDCRPPNADGTPADDTDDEIGAHIEKFITALVELLVDVPEFHLESLNMLLVLLSIQMFQPQPATQFKLYNYLMHGKCAIHAPLLVKVLLWNYINQEKCPAELFKNNEEAGLLSSVTNAVASSLWSVMTLGMGSKAKKPEETDVTETLLANQSLLLLLVLTNHCTVDRGTPPNPFRDALFSFTDANESG, from the exons ATGGGGGCGTCCAGCAGCAGCCTGAGTGAGCTGGGGCACAACGACTACCTGAAGCGACTGTCCGGCACCGAGCCCGTCAACCCCATGGACCCCTTCTGGAACCAGCTGCTCTCCTTTTCCTTCCTCATCCCTGTGTCAAG cgccGATGCCAGACTGTTGGAGGAGTCAACGTCGCTGATTGCGCGAAATTTTGCCATCAACAACTGTCACACAGGCAACCTGCAGGCCTTGGTTCACAACTTTATGATCCGCGCCACAGAGCTCAAGGCCTCCGCTCAGTGCGAAGA CAACATCTTTATCTGGCAGACCTACAACTCTCTCTTCATCATCCGCTGCCTGTGTAAATACTTCGTGGAACACCTGTCTGAGGAGCTGCTGATTCAGCAGTTTGACTGCCGACCTCCCAATGCTGATG GCACCCCTGCGGACGACACAGACGACGAGATCGGGGCGCACATAGAGAAATTTATCACTGCACTGGTTGAGCTCCTGGTGGACGTTCCA GAATTTCACCTGGAGAGCCTCAACATGCTGCTGGTGCTGCTGTCCATCCAGATGTTTCAACCCCAGCCCGCCACGCAGTTCAAACTCTACAACTACCTCATGCACGGAAAGTG tgCAATCCATGCCCCCCTGCTGGTGAAGGTGTTACTGTGGAACTACATCAATCAGGAGAAGTGTCCCGCTGAGCTCTTCAAGAACAACGAGGAGGCTGGACTTCTCTCCTCCGTCACCAACGCTGTGGCCT ccagcctgtggtcggtgatgacgcttGGGATGGGGAGCAAGGCCAAGAAGCCGGAGGAGACGGACGTGACGGAGACGCTGCTGGCCAATCAGAGcctactgctgctgctggtgctgACCAACCACTGCACGGTGGACCGGGGCACGCCCCCCAACCCCTTCCGGGACGCTCTCTTCTCCTTCACTGACGCCAATG AAAGCGGATGA